One Candidatus Methylacidiphilales bacterium DNA window includes the following coding sequences:
- the creC gene encoding two-component system sensor histidine kinase CreC: protein MKIRTVVFLAYALVFGLAFAFLLRWVIDGLRPRYLEAVEECLVDTSVLAAEWLAGEARPDGTLPTEVLAGTFARLKNRRFEACIYDLVKTRVDLDFTVTDRNGIVLFDSGDSSRIGQDFGNRWRDIRLTLKGTYGARTTRLVENDPTTSVLHVAAPIRLKGELIGVVSAYKPSDNADQFIAGAAWKITQAGFLATAVVVLTSLLLSFWISAPIEKLTAYARAVRDGAKPPRPRLGSAREIRALGQAFEEMRDTLEGKNYIENYIQSLTHELKSPITSIRGAAELMGEDMEPGRRQKFAENIRSEAARMAQIVDRLLELASVESRKSLGPTHPLDLVEILRDVLASVPGLQGLVIDAPLPDTLALRGERFLLRQALENLLINAIEFSPSGGRIRVDAQRDSKHVVVRIEDEGPGIPDYAQEKIFERFFSLPRPGTQKKSSGLGLPFVKLVAELHGGTVTVANRPGGGGTRAELTLPT from the coding sequence ATGAAAATCCGCACCGTGGTCTTTCTGGCCTACGCGCTGGTCTTCGGCCTGGCCTTTGCCTTCCTCCTCCGCTGGGTCATCGATGGGTTGCGTCCCCGCTACTTGGAAGCGGTGGAAGAATGCCTGGTCGACACTTCCGTGCTGGCCGCCGAATGGCTGGCCGGCGAGGCCCGGCCCGACGGCACCCTGCCGACGGAGGTGTTGGCCGGCACGTTCGCCCGGCTCAAAAACCGGCGATTTGAGGCCTGCATCTACGATCTGGTCAAAACCCGCGTCGATCTCGATTTCACCGTCACCGACCGGAACGGGATTGTTCTCTTCGATTCCGGTGACTCGTCCCGCATCGGCCAGGACTTTGGCAACCGCTGGCGGGACATCCGCCTGACATTGAAGGGAACCTACGGTGCCCGCACGACCCGGCTGGTCGAGAATGATCCCACCACCTCCGTGCTCCATGTCGCCGCGCCCATCCGGCTCAAGGGCGAATTGATCGGGGTCGTCTCTGCCTACAAACCCTCCGACAATGCCGACCAGTTCATTGCCGGGGCCGCCTGGAAGATCACCCAGGCCGGCTTCCTCGCCACCGCCGTGGTCGTCCTGACTTCGCTCCTGCTTTCTTTCTGGATCAGCGCCCCTATCGAAAAACTCACCGCCTACGCCCGCGCCGTGCGCGATGGTGCCAAGCCCCCCAGGCCGCGCCTGGGATCGGCCCGGGAAATCCGCGCCCTCGGACAGGCCTTCGAGGAAATGCGCGACACCCTCGAGGGAAAAAACTACATCGAGAACTACATCCAGTCCCTGACCCACGAACTCAAAAGCCCCATCACCTCGATCCGCGGCGCGGCGGAACTCATGGGCGAGGACATGGAACCGGGGCGCCGGCAAAAATTCGCCGAAAACATCCGCTCCGAGGCGGCCCGCATGGCCCAGATCGTCGACCGTCTGCTCGAATTGGCCTCTGTCGAATCGCGCAAGAGCCTGGGCCCAACCCACCCCTTGGACTTGGTGGAAATTCTGCGCGACGTCTTGGCTTCCGTACCCGGTCTCCAAGGCCTTGTCATCGACGCCCCTCTTCCCGACACCCTCGCCTTGCGGGGTGAACGTTTTCTGCTCCGGCAGGCGTTGGAAAACCTGCTCATCAATGCCATCGAGTTTTCCCCGTCCGGCGGGCGCATCCGCGTGGACGCCCAACGTGATTCCAAGCATGTGGTCGTGCGAATCGAGGACGAAGGCCCGGGCATTCCGGACTATGCCCAGGAGAAGATCTTTGAACGTTTCTTCTCCCTGCCGCGTCCCGGGACACAGAAGAAAAGTTCCGGCCTGGGTCTGCCCTTTGTCAAGTTGGTGGCCGAGTTGCACGGCGGCACTGTCACTGTGGCCAACCGTCCCGGCGGAGGCGGCACCCGCGCGGAGTTGACCCTCCCAACCTGA
- a CDS encoding VIT domain-containing protein, with product MKTPRLLQAILSLLLLAWAALPAHATNHDPDDHTLSPYFFVHSSGKGTEQLPLKSTQVDARVTGVIADVVVTQAYENTGTVPIEAEYVFPGSTRAAVYALEMRIGDRRITAEIKEKEEARAVYETAKKEGKSASLLEQERPNVFKMKVAHILPGDHIEVELRYTELLVPENLVYQFVYPTVVGPRYAGNTGERDPKEHQWVASPYFKQGQPSPAAFTFNLEINGGMPLQDVRSTTHKMKTAFNGPELVDLQLDPAEAHPADRDIIVEYRLAGNKVQTGLILHQGEKENFFLAMVQPPVRPQDMEIPARDLVFIIDVSGSMGGFPLDTTRELMKNLLGKLRPIDTFNILFFSGGSFVLSEQSLAATPDNLEKARQAMEQMNAGGGTELLPALQQGLALPRAENISRSFLVITDGYVMVEPEAFDLIRKNLNRANLYAFGIGSSVNRHLIEGMARVGQGEPFIVTEPGEAAATARRFAEYVSRPLLTDIQVALMDFHAYDIEPLRQPDLLAERPLVVFGKWRGNPSGVIRVSGKTGRGLFQQDLSVAEAASTLDHPALAQLWARSRIAQLGDYNNLQKTDDRVKEITRLGLEYHLLTAYTSFVAVDKIVRNPSAGLQNVKQPLPLPKGVSNAAVGEVGTTPEPGEWILLGLASALLALWSWNRRRLNAHSETVA from the coding sequence ATGAAAACACCCCGCCTCCTCCAAGCCATCCTATCCCTCCTGCTGCTGGCCTGGGCCGCCCTGCCGGCCCACGCCACCAACCACGACCCCGATGACCACACCCTCTCCCCCTACTTCTTCGTACACTCGAGCGGGAAAGGCACGGAGCAACTCCCGCTCAAGTCCACCCAGGTCGATGCCCGCGTCACCGGCGTCATCGCCGACGTCGTCGTCACCCAGGCCTACGAAAACACCGGCACCGTCCCCATCGAGGCCGAGTATGTCTTCCCCGGCTCGACCCGGGCCGCGGTTTATGCCCTGGAGATGCGCATCGGCGACCGCCGCATCACCGCGGAGATCAAGGAAAAGGAGGAAGCACGCGCCGTCTATGAAACCGCCAAGAAGGAGGGCAAAAGCGCCTCGTTGCTCGAACAGGAACGCCCCAACGTCTTCAAGATGAAGGTGGCCCACATCCTTCCCGGCGACCACATCGAGGTCGAACTCCGCTACACCGAGCTGCTCGTTCCGGAAAACCTGGTCTACCAATTCGTCTACCCCACGGTGGTCGGTCCCCGCTATGCGGGCAACACCGGCGAGCGCGACCCCAAGGAACACCAGTGGGTGGCCAGTCCCTACTTCAAACAGGGCCAGCCCAGCCCGGCCGCCTTCACCTTCAACCTGGAAATCAATGGCGGCATGCCCCTGCAGGATGTGCGTTCCACCACCCACAAGATGAAAACGGCCTTCAACGGCCCGGAACTGGTCGACCTCCAGCTCGATCCGGCCGAGGCCCACCCCGCCGACCGTGACATCATCGTGGAATACCGCCTGGCCGGCAACAAGGTCCAGACCGGCCTCATCCTCCACCAGGGAGAGAAGGAAAACTTTTTCCTCGCCATGGTCCAGCCTCCGGTGCGTCCGCAGGACATGGAAATCCCCGCCCGTGACTTGGTCTTCATCATCGATGTGTCAGGCTCGATGGGAGGCTTCCCCCTCGACACGACCCGGGAGCTGATGAAGAACCTGCTCGGCAAACTGCGTCCGATCGACACCTTCAACATCCTCTTCTTCTCCGGCGGTTCGTTCGTGCTTTCCGAACAATCGCTGGCGGCCACCCCGGATAACCTGGAAAAGGCCCGGCAGGCCATGGAACAGATGAATGCCGGTGGCGGTACCGAATTGCTACCCGCCTTGCAGCAGGGGCTGGCCCTGCCCCGGGCGGAGAACATCTCCCGCAGCTTCCTCGTCATCACCGATGGCTATGTCATGGTGGAGCCCGAGGCCTTCGACCTCATCCGCAAAAATCTCAACCGGGCCAACCTCTACGCTTTCGGCATCGGGTCCTCGGTCAACCGCCACCTCATCGAAGGCATGGCCCGCGTCGGCCAGGGCGAACCCTTCATCGTCACCGAGCCCGGCGAGGCAGCGGCCACAGCCCGTCGATTTGCCGAGTATGTCTCCCGTCCGCTCCTGACTGACATCCAGGTCGCCTTGATGGATTTCCACGCCTACGACATCGAACCGCTCCGGCAACCCGACCTGCTGGCCGAACGTCCTCTGGTCGTTTTTGGCAAATGGCGCGGCAATCCGTCCGGCGTCATCCGGGTATCCGGCAAGACCGGCCGTGGCTTGTTCCAACAAGACCTTTCCGTGGCCGAAGCCGCCTCCACGCTCGACCACCCCGCCCTGGCCCAACTGTGGGCGCGCAGCCGAATCGCCCAGCTGGGAGATTACAACAACCTGCAGAAGACCGATGATCGCGTGAAGGAAATCACCCGCCTCGGCTTGGAATACCACCTGTTGACCGCCTACACCTCGTTTGTGGCCGTGGACAAGATCGTCCGCAATCCATCGGCCGGCCTGCAAAACGTCAAGCAACCCCTCCCTCTGCCCAAGGGCGTTTCCAATGCCGCGGTGGGCGAAGTGGGAACCACGCCGGAGCCGGGAGAGTGGATCTTGCTGGGGCTGGCTTCCGCCCTGCTGGCACTTTGGTCCTGGAACCGCCGTCGCCTAAACGCACACTCGGAGACCGTAGCGTGA
- a CDS encoding archaeosortase/exosortase family protein — MKEAGPRPPFGNAVLLSLPWGPLPAPAFQLPRWGVLAGLVLVFWPLFAWWTGRSAGAAEGGWPLAALIGIVFLTRWKTFLQPVDERTLVRLCAGLAVMLPFLAEGSLPPLARGLAAAGFAAVLWHGTGAPPALCLMPFLLLPVADTADFYLGYPLRAFVAEGSALLLRTLGVYVSVSGTGLVHAGREVWVDAPCSGLRMLWFGGWMTLVAATLARLHSLALVWLGLAALVLLIALNVLRATLLFFPESGLCSLPAWSHGAIGAACFLAAGGLILLLAQRLQSFRIPPAGETPPNAIKPARRVVLFFPVLCLFGLGLTFLPHPGPKPDAITSTGFPGWPSSLEGRALESVPLSAKEAAFLRDFPGHTAAFQDEDGRWIVRWVTAPTRRLHPARHCFAGSGHQIQPEGIVRDGWETLWGSFQASKEGQTWTVRERIGDAAGNNWTDVSSWYWAAVLGRTQGPWWVYTRITQDS; from the coding sequence GTGAAGGAGGCAGGCCCCCGTCCTCCATTTGGAAACGCGGTTCTTCTGTCCCTCCCTTGGGGACCGCTTCCGGCCCCCGCCTTCCAACTCCCCCGTTGGGGGGTGTTGGCCGGCTTGGTTCTGGTTTTCTGGCCCTTGTTCGCTTGGTGGACAGGCCGCAGTGCGGGGGCCGCGGAAGGGGGGTGGCCCCTGGCCGCCCTGATCGGGATCGTCTTCCTAACTCGATGGAAGACTTTTCTCCAACCGGTGGATGAGCGCACACTGGTCCGGCTGTGCGCCGGCCTGGCAGTGATGCTCCCGTTTCTGGCCGAGGGCAGCCTGCCTCCCCTGGCGAGAGGGCTGGCGGCGGCGGGTTTTGCCGCCGTGCTCTGGCACGGAACCGGGGCACCTCCCGCCCTCTGCCTGATGCCCTTTCTCCTCCTGCCGGTGGCCGACACGGCCGACTTCTATCTCGGTTATCCCTTGCGCGCTTTCGTGGCCGAAGGTTCAGCCTTGCTGCTGCGGACGCTGGGGGTTTATGTCTCGGTTTCTGGAACCGGATTGGTGCATGCGGGACGTGAGGTATGGGTCGATGCCCCATGCAGTGGACTCCGGATGCTTTGGTTCGGAGGCTGGATGACCCTGGTGGCCGCGACCCTGGCCCGGCTGCATTCCCTGGCTCTCGTCTGGTTGGGTCTCGCTGCCCTGGTTCTTTTGATCGCGCTCAACGTTCTCCGGGCCACACTGCTTTTTTTCCCGGAAAGCGGCCTGTGTTCGCTGCCTGCCTGGAGCCACGGGGCCATCGGGGCCGCTTGTTTTCTCGCTGCAGGCGGACTGATTCTTCTCCTGGCCCAGAGACTGCAATCGTTTCGCATCCCGCCGGCTGGAGAAACACCCCCGAACGCCATCAAACCCGCGCGCCGGGTGGTGCTCTTCTTCCCGGTGCTGTGCCTTTTCGGCTTGGGACTGACTTTTCTGCCGCATCCCGGTCCAAAGCCCGATGCGATCACCTCCACAGGATTTCCGGGCTGGCCTTCCAGCCTCGAAGGCCGGGCTCTTGAATCCGTGCCCCTTTCCGCCAAAGAAGCCGCTTTCCTGCGCGATTTTCCCGGGCACACCGCGGCGTTCCAAGATGAAGACGGACGTTGGATCGTGCGTTGGGTCACCGCTCCGACCCGCCGCCTTCACCCCGCGCGGCACTGCTTCGCCGGTTCCGGCCACCAGATCCAACCGGAGGGGATCGTTCGCGACGGATGGGAAACGCTCTGGGGAAGCTTTCAAGCCAGCAAAGAGGGTCAAACATGGACCGTGCGGGAGCGGATCGGTGATGCCGCGGGTAATAATTGGACCGATGTGTCGTCGTGGTATTGGGCCGCCGTCCTCGGTCGCACCCAGGGTCCTTGGTGGGTCTACACACGGATCACCCAGGATAGCTGA